From the genome of Miscanthus floridulus cultivar M001 chromosome 10, ASM1932011v1, whole genome shotgun sequence, one region includes:
- the LOC136488885 gene encoding uncharacterized protein, with the protein MGGSGLNILYTNTLDKVGIPWSSLCPSKAPFYGIVLGKEAMPLRHIQLSVTSSQPDNFYKEPLTFEVVDFPDVYHALLGQSCFTKFMAVHNYTYLKLKMPGPKVIITVEGSFELAYYYEQD; encoded by the coding sequence AtggggggcagcggcctcaacatactctacacTAACACCCTCGACAAGGTGGGCATCCCTTGGAGCAGCCTATGCCCCAGCAAGGCACCATTCTATGGGATCGTGCTAGGGAAGGAAGCCATGCCCCTCAGGCACATCCAACTCAGCGTCACCTCTAGCCAGCCAGACAACTTCTACAAGGAACCACTCACCTTTGAGGTTGTTGACTTCCCTGATGTCTACCATGCCCTCCTTGGTCAATCAtgcttcaccaagttcatggccgtccacaactacacctacctcaagctcaagatgcccggCCCGAAGGTGATCATCACTGTCGAGGGCAGCTTCGAGCTAGCCTATTACTATGAGCAAGACTGA